The following coding sequences lie in one Monomorium pharaonis isolate MP-MQ-018 chromosome 1, ASM1337386v2, whole genome shotgun sequence genomic window:
- the LOC105841122 gene encoding putative nuclease HARBI1, whose protein sequence is MRFLVPSPPPSPVPGVIALDDFAPDEGKIFEVFEDFVENAGEFLMDDGEIEEESVLDEVLSGEESDEEDQRHDSPELDLPGPEVDFVVNPYFFRRVLDDMDILDIEDESGDERDSDFGVPIERYIVRDVSPDGEDKELPKIAIQQLIEKLIIFMPISKRVTAIPPYLQIFTTIHFVASGSYQRRVGQDFLSCMSQTSISVHCHNTIKALNDLMGQWIQFPISNRKKQQIKQEFFEKTGFPGVIGAIDGSHIAIFPPQNEREHLFINRKLYHSLNIMIVSSYNGEILAVNAQHGGRTHDSRAFRSSNLFHHLESNRKQYRIYFNVFLGDSAYPLLPFLLKPILNAPEGSPEAKYTQHFVKARCAVERCIRVLKGRWRCLRKERALHYQPEIAACIIIACCVLHNIAIKWKIPPEEIFLDEIDIELPIPENINNNNAEEIRRNIVRWYFTE, encoded by the exons atgCGTTTTCTAGTGCCGTCGCCGCCTCCGTCGCCTGTTCCAGGCGTTATTGCCCTGGACGATTTTGCTCCCGATGAGGGGAAAATTTTTGAGGTATTTGAGGACTTCGTAGAGAATGCGGGGGAGTTCCTCATGGACGATGGGGAGATTGAGGAGGAGAGTGTTTTGGACGAGGTTTTATCTGGTGAGGAGTCTGATGAGGAGGACCAGCGTCACGATTCTCCCGAACTAGATTTGCCTGGGCCGGAAGTGGATTTTGTTGTAAATCCGTATTTTTTTCGTCGCGTACTTGACGATATGGACATCTTGGACATCGAGGATGAGTCTGGTGATGAACGGGATTCCGATTTCGGAGTCCCTATTGAACGCTACATTGTGCGTGACGTTTCTCCCGATGGGGAGGACAAGGA GTTACCTAAAATAGCGATTCAACAGCTAAtagaaaaactaataatttttatgccaATTTCAAAAAGAGTAACTGCAATTCCTCCATATTTACAA atATTTACAACAATTCACTTTGTTGCATCTGGTTCTTACCAACGAAGAGTAGGACAGGATTTTTTATCCTGTATGAGTCAAACATCCATTTCCGTT CACTGTCATAATACAATAAAGGCATTAAATGACTTAATGGGACAATGGATTCAATTTCCAATATcgaatagaaaaaaacaacaaataaaacaaga attttttgaaaaaactgGATTTCCTGGAGTTATTGGTGCTATTGACGGGAGTCACATAGCTATTTTTCCACCTCAAAATGAAAgagaacatttatttattaatagaaaattatatcattctttaaatataatgatt gtTTCTTCATATAATGGTGAAATATTGGCAGTAAATGCACAGCACGGAGGAAGAACACATGATTCTAGAGCCTTTCGTTCTTCAAATCTTTTTCATCATTTAGAAAGCAACAGGAAGCAG tatagaatatattttaatgtttttttaggAGATTCAGCTTATCCACTTTtgccatttttattaaaaccgaTTTTGAATGCACCTGAAGGGTCACCAGAAGCTAAATACACACAACATTTTGTTAAAGCACGATGTGCAGTAGAAAGGTGTATTAGAGTTTTAAAAGGACGCTGGCGATGTTTAAGAAAAGAACGTGCATTGCATTATCAGCCAGAAATTGCag catgtattattattgcatGTTGTGTTTTAcacaatattgcaataaagtGGAAAATTCCAccagaagaaatatttttggatGAAATAGATATTGAGCTACCAATaccagaaaatataaataataataatgcagaagaaataagaagaaatattGTTCGGTGGTATTTCACAGAATAg